In one window of Burkholderia sp. NRF60-BP8 DNA:
- a CDS encoding FecR/PupR family sigma factor regulator, producing MNESQRDTDSGDADTRADAIREGAVRWLLWLRAGDTTERERDAFGRWRAQSDEHARTVRELIWMWAVLETVGRPEPGGPTRTH from the coding sequence ATGAACGAATCGCAACGGGATACGGATTCCGGCGACGCGGACACGCGCGCCGACGCGATCCGCGAGGGCGCGGTGCGCTGGCTGCTGTGGCTGCGCGCCGGCGACACGACTGAACGGGAACGCGACGCTTTCGGGCGGTGGCGCGCGCAGAGCGACGAGCATGCACGCACGGTGCGCGAGCTGATCTGGATGTGGGCCGTGCTGGAGACGGTCGGCCGCCCGGAGCCGGGCGGGCCCACGCGCACGCATTGA
- the gspF gene encoding type II secretion system inner membrane protein GspF has translation MSAFRYEAIDPTGRTLKGVLEADSARAGRSHLRTQGLTPLVVELAAQRLHGERHQRLSLGRKLSQREQAIITRQLASLLVAGLPLDESLSVLSEQAEREYVRELMASIRAEVVGGHSFANALSQHPRDFPEIYRALVAAGEHTGKLGIVLSRLADYIEQSNALKQKILLAFTYPGIVTLIAFGIVTFLLSYVVPQVANVFTSTKQQLPTLTVVMLALSDFVRHWWWASLAATVAIVYAIRKVLSRDPPRLRFDTWVLTAPLAGKLVRGYNTVRFASTLGILTAAGVPILRALQAAGETLSNRAMRANVDDAIVRVREGAALSRALAHTKTFPPVLVHLIRSGEATGDVTTMLDRASEGESRELERRTMFLTSLLEPLLILAMGGVVLVIVLAVMMPIIELNNMVQ, from the coding sequence ATGTCGGCATTCCGCTACGAAGCGATCGATCCCACCGGCCGCACGCTGAAAGGCGTGCTCGAAGCCGACAGCGCGCGCGCGGGCCGCAGCCATCTGCGCACGCAGGGGCTCACGCCGCTCGTCGTCGAACTGGCCGCGCAGCGTCTGCACGGCGAGCGCCATCAACGGTTGTCGCTCGGCCGCAAGCTCTCGCAGCGCGAGCAGGCGATCATCACGCGCCAGCTCGCGAGCCTGCTGGTCGCAGGTCTGCCGCTCGACGAATCGCTGTCGGTATTGAGCGAGCAGGCCGAACGCGAATACGTGCGCGAGCTGATGGCGTCGATCCGAGCGGAAGTCGTCGGCGGCCATTCGTTTGCGAATGCGTTGAGCCAGCATCCGCGCGATTTCCCCGAGATCTATCGCGCGCTCGTCGCGGCCGGCGAGCACACGGGCAAGCTCGGCATCGTGCTGTCGCGCCTGGCCGACTACATCGAACAAAGCAACGCGCTGAAGCAGAAGATCCTGCTTGCGTTCACGTATCCGGGCATCGTCACGCTGATCGCGTTCGGCATCGTCACGTTCCTGCTGAGCTACGTGGTGCCGCAGGTCGCGAACGTGTTCACCAGCACCAAGCAGCAACTGCCGACGCTGACGGTCGTGATGCTCGCGCTGTCGGACTTCGTGCGGCACTGGTGGTGGGCGTCGCTCGCGGCGACGGTCGCGATCGTCTATGCGATCCGCAAGGTGCTGTCGCGCGATCCGCCGCGGCTCAGGTTCGACACGTGGGTGCTCACCGCGCCGCTCGCGGGCAAGCTCGTGCGCGGCTACAACACGGTGCGCTTCGCGAGCACGCTCGGCATTCTCACGGCGGCCGGCGTACCGATCCTGCGCGCGTTGCAGGCGGCCGGCGAGACGTTGTCGAACCGCGCGATGCGCGCGAACGTCGACGACGCGATCGTCCGCGTGCGCGAAGGCGCCGCGCTGTCGCGTGCGCTAGCGCATACGAAGACGTTTCCGCCGGTACTCGTGCACCTGATCCGCTCGGGCGAGGCGACGGGCGACGTGACGACGATGCTCGATCGCGCATCCGAAGGCGAATCGCGCGAGCTGGAGCGCCGCACGATGTTCCTGACGAGCCTGCTCGAACCGCTGCTGATCCTCGCGATGGGCGGCGTGGTGCTCGTGATCGTGCTGGCGGTGATGATGCCGATCATCGAGCTGAACAACATGGTGCAGTGA
- a CDS encoding GspH/FimT family pseudopilin, whose amino-acid sequence MRTSARGSDGTMGILNGRGRRAGAARRTAAGFTLLEMLVVLVIVGLLVAVVTLAPSRNRRTDLAEEAQRLANLLESAGDEAQVRAMPIAWQPVGGGYRFVQRTESGGWAPMTDDLYRARRWGSEVTGVSVRYTGGGEAPSRIVLGSESIDVPVTITLWSGDVRMAVVGTGIGNFVVRRP is encoded by the coding sequence ATGCGGACATCGGCTCGTGGCAGTGACGGAACGATGGGCATCCTGAACGGGCGCGGACGACGCGCGGGCGCTGCACGTCGCACGGCGGCCGGCTTCACGTTGCTGGAGATGCTCGTCGTGCTCGTGATCGTCGGGCTGCTGGTCGCGGTCGTGACGCTCGCGCCGTCGCGCAACCGGCGCACCGATCTGGCGGAGGAGGCGCAGCGCCTGGCGAACCTGCTCGAATCGGCCGGCGACGAAGCGCAGGTGCGCGCGATGCCGATCGCATGGCAGCCGGTCGGCGGCGGCTATCGCTTCGTGCAGCGCACCGAAAGCGGCGGCTGGGCGCCGATGACCGACGACCTGTATCGCGCCCGCCGCTGGGGCAGCGAAGTGACGGGCGTGTCGGTGCGTTACACGGGCGGCGGCGAAGCGCCGTCGCGGATCGTGCTCGGCAGCGAAAGCATCGACGTGCCGGTGACGATCACGCTGTGGTCCGGCGACGTGCGGATGGCCGTCGTCGGCACGGGCATCGGCAACTTCGTCGTGCGCCGGCCCTGA
- a CDS encoding FecR family protein: MTKAQAQPAHDELDEASAWLLRLRSGDASQDDADAFERWCKDRPQAADLLRGTWSSLRTAATELAYEERTAAAWAQVARRERTMRTGRRAFIGFAVAAGASWLVVRPPLQLWPSLGDIAADYHTGTGEQRSVALSSRVTVELNTQTRVDVLPASDAAHGVEVVAGEAEIDAVAPPAGRATPIQPVTVVAGGGRMRALVARFNVRRTGAQVCVTCLSGTVTLEHPRGARTLSADDQVVYDDRGVQPVSRTDPGAVSAWRRGMLVFNGVPLSDVVDEINRYRRGKVILRSASLGANRMQAQFPITRLDDVIDMVGRLYGAHITRLPGNIVLLS, from the coding sequence ATGACGAAAGCCCAGGCCCAACCTGCCCACGACGAACTCGACGAAGCGAGTGCGTGGCTGCTGCGTCTGCGCTCGGGGGACGCGAGCCAGGACGACGCCGACGCGTTCGAACGCTGGTGCAAGGATCGTCCGCAAGCCGCCGATCTGCTGCGCGGCACCTGGAGCTCGCTGCGCACGGCCGCGACCGAACTCGCGTACGAGGAGCGCACGGCCGCGGCCTGGGCACAGGTCGCCAGGCGCGAACGCACGATGCGCACCGGGCGGCGCGCGTTCATCGGCTTCGCGGTCGCCGCGGGCGCGTCGTGGCTCGTCGTGCGGCCGCCGCTGCAGCTGTGGCCGTCGCTCGGCGACATCGCGGCCGATTACCACACGGGTACCGGCGAGCAGCGCAGCGTCGCGCTGTCGTCGCGGGTCACGGTCGAACTGAATACGCAAACGCGCGTCGACGTGCTGCCGGCGAGCGATGCCGCGCATGGCGTCGAAGTCGTCGCGGGCGAGGCGGAGATCGACGCGGTCGCGCCGCCGGCCGGCCGCGCGACGCCGATCCAGCCGGTCACGGTGGTGGCGGGCGGCGGCCGCATGCGGGCGCTGGTCGCGCGTTTCAACGTGCGGCGTACGGGTGCGCAGGTCTGCGTGACCTGCCTGTCCGGCACGGTCACGCTCGAACATCCGCGCGGCGCGCGTACGCTGAGCGCCGACGATCAGGTCGTCTACGACGACCGCGGCGTGCAGCCGGTGTCGCGGACCGATCCGGGCGCCGTCAGCGCGTGGCGGCGCGGCATGCTGGTGTTCAACGGCGTGCCGCTGTCGGACGTCGTCGACGAGATCAACCGCTACCGGCGCGGCAAGGTCATCCTGCGCAGCGCGTCGCTCGGCGCGAACCGAATGCAGGCGCAGTTTCCGATCACGCGGCTCGACGACGTGATCGACATGGTCGGCCGCCTGTACGGCGCGCACATCACGCGCCTGCCCGGCAATATCGTGCTGCTGAGCTGA
- the gspG gene encoding type II secretion system major pseudopilin GspG, which produces MMTGLNETRASYAGHVRERGRRRTQRGFTLIEIMVVVAILGILAALIVPKIMSRPDEARRIAAKQDIGTMMQSLNLYRLDNGRYPSQEQGLAALIQKPTTDPIPNNWKDGGYLERLPKDPWGNAYQYLNPGAHGAIDVFSYGADGKPSGEGNDADIGSWQ; this is translated from the coding sequence ATGATGACGGGCCTCAACGAAACCCGAGCGTCGTACGCCGGCCACGTGCGTGAACGTGGGCGTCGTCGCACGCAACGCGGCTTCACGCTGATCGAGATCATGGTGGTGGTCGCGATTCTCGGGATTCTCGCGGCGCTGATCGTGCCGAAGATCATGAGTCGTCCGGACGAGGCGCGCCGCATCGCGGCCAAGCAGGACATCGGCACGATGATGCAGTCGCTGAACCTGTATCGCCTGGACAACGGCCGTTATCCGTCGCAGGAGCAGGGGCTTGCCGCGCTGATCCAGAAGCCGACGACCGATCCGATACCGAACAACTGGAAGGACGGCGGTTACCTGGAGCGCTTGCCGAAGGATCCATGGGGAAACGCGTATCAATACCTGAACCCGGGCGCGCACGGCGCGATCGACGTGTTCAGTTACGGTGCGGACGGCAAACCGAGCGGCGAGGGCAACGATGCGGACATCGGCTCGTGGCAGTGA
- a CDS encoding RNA polymerase sigma factor — protein sequence MSDGNRSGLRNLLATRYAYLVRRLERVTGSKDGAADALHETWLRLENANVSTQVTNADAYILGMANNVAIDQHRRERRHLHDDDVETLLEVPDELADPERIVAARRKVETLKDVLRGLPPRRRAILLAARVDGLLNREIAEHFGISLRLVESELSAAMKYCLQRMQEDGDSYAGTRGGPRKF from the coding sequence ATGTCCGACGGCAACCGCTCCGGGCTCCGGAATCTGCTGGCGACGCGCTACGCGTACCTGGTCAGGCGGCTGGAACGCGTGACGGGGTCGAAGGACGGCGCCGCCGATGCGCTGCACGAAACCTGGCTTCGCCTCGAGAACGCGAACGTCTCCACGCAGGTGACGAACGCGGACGCCTATATACTCGGGATGGCGAACAATGTCGCGATCGACCAGCATCGGCGCGAACGGCGGCATCTGCACGACGACGACGTCGAGACGCTGCTGGAGGTGCCCGACGAACTGGCCGATCCCGAGCGCATCGTCGCGGCGCGCCGCAAGGTCGAGACGCTGAAGGACGTGCTGCGCGGCCTGCCGCCGCGGCGTCGCGCGATTTTGCTGGCCGCCCGCGTGGACGGCCTGCTGAATCGCGAGATCGCCGAGCATTTCGGCATTTCGCTGCGGCTCGTCGAAAGCGAGCTGAGCGCGGCGATGAAGTACTGCCTGCAGCGGATGCAGGAAGACGGCGATTCGTACGCGGGCACGCGAGGCGGCCCGCGCAAATTTTGA
- a CDS encoding secretin and TonB N-terminal domain-containing protein, whose translation MTRSRAPTGVLALVAWLAFAVLSMRGAYAQETGSIGRQPGSAVHFDLPAQPLAKTLQDFARLTEMIVLAPAPLLDGRTSVPVQGDFAPRDALERMLAGTGLRAEFSRPDEAIIVAQPAAETPPAPADTPADAALPIDGIGDSGDRRAFAGLLQAHLIDALCAQPAAVPGSYRLVAQMRIDNRGAVVAVNMVASSGSAARDAAVMRALRALKLDDAPPADLPQPVTILLRPAGNGVHFRCPAPQPAVRG comes from the coding sequence ATGACTCGTTCACGGGCGCCGACCGGTGTCCTGGCGCTCGTCGCGTGGCTCGCGTTCGCCGTGCTGTCGATGCGCGGCGCGTACGCGCAGGAGACCGGTTCCATCGGCCGCCAACCGGGTAGCGCGGTGCATTTCGATCTGCCCGCGCAGCCGCTCGCGAAGACGTTGCAGGATTTCGCGCGGCTCACCGAGATGATCGTGCTCGCGCCGGCGCCGCTGCTCGACGGGCGCACGAGTGTGCCGGTCCAGGGCGATTTCGCGCCGCGCGACGCGCTCGAGCGGATGCTGGCCGGAACGGGGTTGCGTGCGGAATTCTCGCGTCCGGACGAAGCGATCATCGTCGCGCAGCCGGCCGCCGAGACGCCGCCCGCGCCGGCCGACACGCCGGCGGATGCGGCGCTGCCGATCGACGGGATCGGCGATTCCGGCGATCGGCGCGCGTTCGCGGGCCTGCTGCAGGCGCATCTGATCGATGCGCTGTGCGCGCAGCCGGCGGCCGTGCCGGGCAGCTATCGACTCGTCGCGCAGATGCGCATCGACAACAGGGGGGCGGTGGTGGCGGTCAACATGGTGGCATCGAGCGGTTCGGCCGCCCGCGATGCGGCGGTGATGCGCGCGCTGCGCGCGCTGAAGCTGGACGACGCGCCGCCTGCGGACCTGCCGCAGCCGGTCACGATCCTGCTGCGCCCGGCCGGCAACGGCGTGCATTTCCGTTGTCCGGCGCCGCAGCCGGCCGTTCGGGGCTAG
- a CDS encoding transposase produces MMRTIVERFVEQSPMTIMARLVLQCALHDDWVDAAAGAGDEPDGESIREALFAAAVDAIAAIAAWRRMPDAAGAVAPGFGAAVTALHDCMSRWRSGWGRALARDSVDLLLPVASVRGVDGACAVDGMRLRVLDGAGEACAPRADGCDCGRACDDPARDAAAGGARVLPVYDPDLGMIVDLLPCERGRSHERAFVGALLEAVRPGELWIVDGRFDTDAILSGWPRRGGAFVLREYGRSTACRPLGDWRDAGVFGAGRVRERSVGMSGEGGASDTFRQIEWEGAEASGESVTLLTDLPAERFDAPQIVALSRRRWRDALPLALESVTGGTPFGAVPARAALLASGIAAFAYNAFSAMTRVVDGALDLDARDVARLPSLIADGVTATYAGMMIALPPDWWQRYDRLPATTLGQIVRMLAVHVDPRSERRRRRDSRLSSKSQALLRAATLECLLHDNGDDPAANVFSLRTIAMATRDFSSNPSKALRHAGEALVMVTKYNRPIALLVSIDDWNRLLGEVRETSFTRLSFDAAASPGQRPVTLSESSLN; encoded by the coding sequence ATGATGCGCACGATCGTCGAACGCTTCGTCGAGCAGAGCCCGATGACGATCATGGCGCGGCTCGTCCTGCAATGCGCGCTACACGACGACTGGGTCGACGCCGCGGCGGGCGCCGGCGACGAGCCCGACGGCGAGTCGATCCGCGAGGCGCTGTTCGCCGCTGCCGTCGACGCGATCGCGGCGATTGCCGCGTGGCGGCGGATGCCGGATGCGGCCGGCGCCGTCGCGCCGGGGTTCGGCGCAGCCGTGACGGCGCTGCACGATTGCATGAGCCGGTGGCGGTCCGGCTGGGGGCGTGCGCTGGCCAGGGACAGCGTCGACCTGCTGCTGCCGGTCGCGTCGGTGCGCGGCGTCGACGGTGCGTGCGCCGTCGACGGGATGCGGCTGCGCGTGCTCGATGGGGCTGGCGAGGCCTGTGCGCCGCGAGCCGACGGTTGCGATTGCGGGCGCGCGTGCGACGACCCGGCGCGCGATGCGGCGGCCGGCGGTGCGCGCGTCCTGCCGGTGTACGACCCGGATCTCGGGATGATCGTCGACCTGCTGCCTTGCGAGCGCGGCCGGTCGCACGAGCGTGCATTCGTCGGCGCGCTGCTCGAAGCGGTCCGGCCCGGCGAGCTGTGGATCGTCGACGGGCGCTTCGATACGGATGCGATCCTGTCCGGCTGGCCGCGCCGGGGCGGCGCGTTCGTGCTGCGCGAATACGGCCGTTCAACTGCGTGCCGACCGCTCGGCGATTGGCGGGACGCCGGCGTGTTCGGCGCCGGGCGCGTTCGCGAACGATCCGTCGGGATGTCCGGCGAAGGCGGCGCGTCGGACACGTTTCGCCAGATCGAATGGGAGGGCGCGGAGGCGTCCGGCGAAAGCGTCACGCTGCTGACCGATCTGCCGGCCGAGCGGTTCGACGCGCCGCAGATCGTGGCGCTGTCGCGTCGACGCTGGCGCGACGCGTTGCCGCTCGCGCTCGAGTCCGTGACGGGCGGCACGCCGTTCGGCGCCGTGCCCGCGCGTGCGGCGTTGCTGGCGAGCGGGATCGCCGCGTTCGCCTACAACGCGTTCAGCGCGATGACGCGCGTCGTTGACGGCGCACTCGATCTCGATGCGCGCGACGTCGCGCGCCTGCCGTCGCTGATCGCCGACGGCGTCACGGCCACCTATGCGGGCATGATGATCGCGCTGCCGCCCGACTGGTGGCAGCGTTACGACCGGTTGCCCGCGACGACGCTCGGCCAGATCGTGCGGATGCTCGCCGTGCACGTCGACCCGCGCAGCGAACGGCGGCGCCGCCGCGACAGCCGGTTGTCGTCGAAGTCGCAGGCATTGCTGCGCGCCGCGACGCTCGAGTGCCTGCTGCACGACAACGGCGACGATCCGGCCGCGAACGTGTTCAGCCTGCGCACGATCGCGATGGCGACGCGCGACTTCAGCAGCAATCCGTCGAAGGCGCTGCGGCACGCCGGCGAGGCACTGGTGATGGTCACCAAGTACAACCGGCCGATCGCGCTGCTCGTGTCGATCGACGACTGGAACCGGCTGCTCGGCGAAGTGCGCGAGACGAGCTTCACGCGCTTGTCGTTCGATGCGGCGGCGTCGCCGGGGCAGCGACCGGTGACGTTGAGCGAGTCGTCGCTGAATTAG